GGTACTTCATCAAGCTTCCGACAAACTTTCTCGAAGGTGTCGACATCAGGATCAATGATGCTGTAAGGAGAATCCGTGTCAAACAAAATCTCAATTTCGTCTGCTAAGTCCTTGCAAACGTTGATATATGCTTGTACTTTCGCCTCATCAGGACCTAGATACTTCTCATTTTCAAGTTTCTCCGCAGCGGGCGTTGTACCTGAATCCCCAAACTGTGTTACCGGTCGATGAATAAATCCCCGTACTTCCATACACCGAATTGCAGTTAGACGGTTTATTATCGTATATCCTACCCCCATTACATATCGCTCAAACTTTTTTTTCCAGACGCCATCATCCTCCTCTCGCTCGACAGCCTTTACAAGTGATTTGCGCTTATCCTTAGCATCTCCAGACAGCTCACCACCACCATCCCTATTATTCAGTTCAAACCCGTGTTCAAGCTGATATTGGATGTCTGACTCTACTGTGTCTCGAAGTTCAGTAACAATGCTCTCTAAATGCTCACGTTCTGCTTTATCCAATTGAGCCTTGGTCACGGGAGGAGAATGGTTTGACATGATATCCGTTGCTCTGACTTCTACCTCAAAATGAACCTACATCAAACTTCCCACCTTCTACTCACGAGTCCACCGGTATCGAGGTTGACGATTGGTCTACATCAAGCCGCGACTATTCAATCTCTCAGTCGTATCTCCGTCAAATATATTATTGTTGTGCGCAACACATCGATTGACGCTTCGTGTTTGGAGGGCCGAAGCGTCAGCGGGGACCAATTCAGGGCGGCACTGCGGCAGGAATTTCTTGCCGCAGGCCATTTAACCATCTACTGGAGGATTTCTGTATATTAGCGGGTTGAATTGGCCAGCTTTACATGAACGCACGTAACTGTGCCCAAATCTCTCACAAGAACTTCTAAGTAGATACCACGGTCTCGTCATAGTATGGCTACAGGTCGAAACGGGGAGTTGGATTCGTGGCTCCCATCTCTCGTTGGGAGACTCCCCAAATCGAAGATCACTACGGATTTGACTCATTGCGGACTCCAAGCCGAGAGAACGCACGATATCGCATCTCTCTACGCGGACGAACTCGATTGGACGTCGGTCAAGGAGATCTGGTACGACGAGCGAGTCGCGAACCGAAGCAGTCGGAACAGCGCTGAAAAGCCACTTATCGCTATTCGGGCACGACTTCAGTCAGCGGGTGAAGGGCTTCCATCGGTCCCGGTGCTTCCGACGATTATAGACCAGTGTCGAAACGAACGCGATCAGGCACAGGTCCTCTTCCTCTATCTCGTCAACCACGACGGGCTGGCCCGCTATGTCGTCCACGAGTACCTCCGCCGACTGATGAAACAAGGACCCTCCGCACTCAACTTCGAGACGGATACTGTTCTCAACATCCTCGACGACTTCCGCGACAAGGCTGGCGAACCGCTAGAGTACTCGGAATCAACACAGAAACGATGGGTGCAGGGACTTCGGTCTGCCCTTCGTGATATCGGTGTGCTCGAAGGGAAGACCGAGACCATGGGTCAACCGCCAAAGGTCGGCGACGTGCCCCTCCAGGTCGCGGCCTACTACTCCTGGGCCCAGAACGGCGACGGGTGGCTCACGAAGCCGATTGGCTGGCTCTACCTGTTCCAGTCCGAAGAGTACTGGGAACCGCAAAGCAAGCGTCTGGCTGGATATGAGGGCTGGACACACCACGAAGCTCGGAGTCGCGTCTGGTTCGAACCCATCGACGACTTCTACACGATGCTCGCGGAGGGATCGGCATGACGCCCATGGACGACC
This DNA window, taken from Natronorubrum tibetense GA33, encodes the following:
- a CDS encoding BrxA family protein, with translation MATGRNGELDSWLPSLVGRLPKSKITTDLTHCGLQAERTHDIASLYADELDWTSVKEIWYDERVANRSSRNSAEKPLIAIRARLQSAGEGLPSVPVLPTIIDQCRNERDQAQVLFLYLVNHDGLARYVVHEYLRRLMKQGPSALNFETDTVLNILDDFRDKAGEPLEYSESTQKRWVQGLRSALRDIGVLEGKTETMGQPPKVGDVPLQVAAYYSWAQNGDGWLTKPIGWLYLFQSEEYWEPQSKRLAGYEGWTHHEARSRVWFEPIDDFYTMLAEGSA